The following coding sequences are from one Candidatus Methylomirabilota bacterium window:
- a CDS encoding ABC transporter permease encodes MRVYVLRRLLVALPSLLIASLIVFTLPRLIPGDVVQLMLQEKAYGKDLEDLRAKLGLNRPIHVQYFDWLGSIAQGNFGESLWTRQPVLTELARRLPVSATLGVMATAVAIVIGIPIGVLAAIRQDGVLDFFARSAAILGLSIPAFVTAILVTLLPAIWWGWTPPRFVELSKDPAAHIVQFILPAIILGVASAAGIMRLTRGMLLEVLRQDYVRTAWAKGLRERVVVLKHSLKNALIPVVTVLGLQVAAIAGGAVIIEWIFGIPGMGQFLVEAIVQRDYPVIQGVNLVIVGIIVVTNLSVDLVYAVLDPRIRY; translated from the coding sequence ATGCGTGTCTACGTTCTTCGCCGTCTGCTGGTCGCCCTCCCGTCGTTGCTCATCGCATCGCTCATCGTGTTCACGCTGCCGCGCCTGATCCCGGGCGACGTCGTCCAGCTCATGCTCCAGGAGAAGGCGTACGGCAAGGACCTCGAGGACCTCCGCGCGAAGCTCGGACTGAACCGCCCGATCCACGTGCAGTACTTCGACTGGCTCGGGTCGATCGCACAGGGGAACTTCGGGGAGTCGCTGTGGACCCGCCAGCCGGTCCTCACTGAGCTGGCGCGGCGGCTACCCGTGAGCGCCACGCTCGGGGTCATGGCGACCGCCGTGGCCATCGTGATCGGCATCCCCATCGGTGTCCTCGCCGCCATCCGCCAGGACGGCGTGCTGGACTTCTTCGCCCGTAGCGCCGCCATCCTCGGTCTCTCCATCCCGGCCTTCGTCACCGCGATCCTCGTGACCCTGCTCCCGGCGATCTGGTGGGGGTGGACTCCGCCGCGCTTCGTCGAGCTCTCGAAGGACCCCGCGGCGCACATCGTCCAATTCATCTTGCCGGCGATCATCCTCGGTGTCGCCTCCGCCGCCGGGATCATGCGGCTGACGCGCGGGATGCTGCTCGAAGTGCTCCGGCAGGACTACGTGCGGACGGCGTGGGCGAAGGGCCTGCGCGAGCGTGTCGTGGTGCTCAAGCACTCGCTGAAGAACGCGCTGATCCCGGTGGTGACGGTGCTGGGGCTCCAGGTGGCCGCCATCGCCGGCGGCGCCGTGATCATCGAGTGGATCTTCGGGATCCCGGGCATGGGGCAGTTCCTCGTCGAAGCGATCGTGCAGCGGGACTACCCGGTGATTCAGGGAGTCAACCTGGTCATCGTCGGCATCATCGTCGTGACGAACCTGTCGGTGGACCTCGTCTACGCCGTGCTGGACCCGAGGATCCGCTACTAG